Part of the Desulfonatronovibrio magnus genome is shown below.
CATGACTACTGCTTTGTCTGATACCAAAAATGTCACTGAAGCATTTTTTCAAGGACAGGCAGACGCTTACATATCTAAGCCCATCTCCAAGGATAAGGTCTTCGAGGCTCTGCGCGAAGTTAGACTGTTGGAAGATTAGTAACTTACTCCTGAAACCCTGTCATAAAAAACAGGAAAATTAGAACCGCAAAGGAGCGAAGGACTCAAAGTTAAAGACAATAAAAAAGGCTGCCATTTTATTTGCCGCCTGCCTTGTTAAACAGGCATAGTCTCCGTCGCAGACGGGTTTAACTGGGTTCCCCGGAAAATAAAAAAACTTCTTTCTTCCTTTGCACCCTTTGCCTGCCTGGTTAAACAACGCTGAAAGCGTTCCTGCGCAGCAGGGTTTAACTGGGCGCCTTGAGCTCGCCCTGTTGAATAGACCTTCGGTCTACGGCAAAGCCCTATTCAAATGGGTAAATCTTCGAACGGGCGGTTAAAATATTTTTGGGATGTGGGCACAGCCCGCATTAGATATTCAAGTCTTTAAACATGGAAGAGACAATACGCATATGAGCTTTTTCCTGTTCAGCAAGTTTGAAAAAACATTCTGACAATTCTTGAGAGTTACTTTTCTGAGCTAAGTTACGGTACATGTCATACGCCATTGTTTCCACCTCAAGAGCCATTTCCAGCAGATATGAATGCAATCCTGGTTCATCGACATTTTTGAGTTCATCAATCCAGGCAGAAATTTCTGACCCGCCTTCCATGATATCGCCACCAGCCTTGGCAAAAACCATTTCAAAATCATCATCAAAGGCTTGAGCATTCAGACTGTAGACCATTTTAGCGTGCCCCTTTTCAAGCTTGGCCAGCTTGCTGATTTTATTTTGCAACTCCTGGTCTTGTATACTGTCAGCCAGAATCGAGTAAAAATTTTGAGCACCTTTTTCTAAATCAATGGCTTTTTGCAATACCAGTTTTTGATTAGTCAGTCTGGAAAAAAGATTAATCTTGGGATAATTAGCCAATGTTTTTCCCTGGTAAGCGAGAATACCGCCTGCCAGGTTATAAATATCCTGATGCAAGAGCCCACTATCCCTGGCCAGGATGGAAGCGCTCATGGATCTTTTGCCGCTGCGACAATAAAAAACTGTGTTTTTATCAGCTGCAATTTCACCAAGCCTGCCCTCAAGCTCGTAAAGAGGCACAAGAACGGCTCCGGGAATATGAAAATGTGCGTATTCCTGGGGTGTTCTTACATCAACAAGATTGAATGAATCCTCTTTTTGCTTACCTGTGAAATCTTTAAACTCCTGTGCTGAAAGGTCAATTATCTGCTGTTCATTCACGACAATC
Proteins encoded:
- a CDS encoding rhodanese-like domain-containing protein yields the protein MNEQQIIDLSAQEFKDFTGKQKEDSFNLVDVRTPQEYAHFHIPGAVLVPLYELEGRLGEIAADKNTVFYCRSGKRSMSASILARDSGLLHQDIYNLAGGILAYQGKTLANYPKINLFSRLTNQKLVLQKAIDLEKGAQNFYSILADSIQDQELQNKISKLAKLEKGHAKMVYSLNAQAFDDDFEMVFAKAGGDIMEGGSEISAWIDELKNVDEPGLHSYLLEMALEVETMAYDMYRNLAQKSNSQELSECFFKLAEQEKAHMRIVSSMFKDLNI